A single window of Prochlorococcus marinus XMU1410 DNA harbors:
- the rseP gene encoding RIP metalloprotease RseP, with translation MNVLTSITVLGFLIFFHEMGHFLAAILQGIYVDGFSIGFGPSIIQKRFKNITYSLRAFPLGGFVSFPDEEVNNIDPKDPNLLKNRPVFQRVIVISAGVFANLILAYTILIVNVTTIGIPFDPDPGILVLATQPEKAASLAGLQAGDKILKIETSTLGVGDQAVSTLVKEIQNSSDNPISITIDRNGVLKDLTLVPKNIDGKGTIGAQLQPNIKKETKKTKNIFELFKYTNNEFSTLLVKTIQGYKGLITNFSSTAQQLSGPVKIVEIGAQLSQQGGTGILLFAALISINLAVLNSLPLPLLDGGQLVFTLIEGFRGKPVPVRVQMVVTQSSFFLLVGLSILLIIRDTSQLLIVQKLLTQ, from the coding sequence ATGAATGTTTTAACCTCAATAACAGTTCTGGGATTTCTCATTTTTTTTCATGAGATGGGACATTTTCTTGCAGCAATTTTGCAAGGCATTTATGTTGATGGATTTTCAATCGGTTTTGGGCCATCAATAATTCAGAAAAGATTTAAAAATATAACCTATTCTCTTAGAGCCTTTCCTTTGGGGGGCTTTGTTTCTTTCCCTGATGAAGAAGTAAATAATATTGACCCTAAAGATCCAAATCTTTTAAAAAATAGACCAGTTTTTCAAAGAGTAATTGTTATATCCGCTGGGGTATTCGCAAACTTAATACTCGCCTATACCATCTTAATTGTAAATGTAACTACTATTGGGATTCCATTTGATCCAGATCCTGGTATCTTGGTTTTAGCTACTCAGCCTGAGAAGGCTGCTTCTCTTGCCGGATTACAAGCAGGAGATAAAATCTTAAAAATCGAAACCAGTACTCTAGGAGTTGGCGATCAAGCTGTATCTACTTTAGTTAAAGAGATTCAAAATTCATCAGACAACCCAATTTCAATAACAATTGATAGAAATGGAGTTCTGAAAGATTTAACTCTGGTACCAAAAAATATTGATGGGAAAGGTACAATAGGCGCTCAATTACAACCTAATATAAAAAAAGAAACTAAAAAGACAAAAAACATATTCGAACTTTTTAAATACACCAATAATGAATTTTCAACACTTTTAGTAAAAACAATTCAAGGTTATAAAGGATTAATTACAAATTTCTCCTCAACAGCTCAACAATTAAGTGGGCCCGTGAAAATAGTTGAAATTGGCGCCCAACTATCACAACAAGGAGGTACAGGGATATTATTATTTGCAGCATTAATTTCTATAAATTTAGCAGTTCTCAATTCTTTACCTTTACCACTATTAGATGGAGGACAGCTTGTTTTTACTTTGATTGAAGGGTTTAGGGGAAAACCTGTTCCAGTTAGAGTTCAAATGGTTGTAACTCAATCCAGTTTTTTTCTTTTAGTTGGTCTGAGTATCCTTCTTATAATTAGAGATACTAGTCAGCTTTTAATTGTACAAAAATTATTAACCCAATAA